In Stomoxys calcitrans chromosome 2, idStoCalc2.1, whole genome shotgun sequence, the following proteins share a genomic window:
- the LOC106082235 gene encoding uncharacterized protein LOC106082235, protein MCSKFLYIFTLIIAALCRRTTSIELPSHAVSQSGRGLFTDNAVSRTMHHVLNHCLNQDDVLWCFKIQGAKLLGRALKFQNINIIEGVALVKKNDTELRNGRSSVMDMKLSNRDLENLSMKSLDSLLMERLGSFVKSRQLQFNLPRLLSFGKSSGQAWWQTIVDFFATTTAKANEAADEMISGEEEGRKKKDDKKYLGPFIAAVMLKAAILKMAYHSIAIVAGKALIVGKIALIISAIIGLKKLVSSEGGEKTTYEIVKHPQVQQSHTYSSSHQNDYEGGHEGSSYHRSIDDEMMMQDKAYNAWVPTTS, encoded by the coding sequence ATGtgctcaaaatttttatatatcttCACTCTGATCATAGCGGCCTTGTGCCGCCGCACAACCTCCATAGAATTGCCCAGCCATGCAGTGAGTCAAAGTGGGCGGGGCCTATTCACAGACAATGCCGTGTCGCGGACCATGCATCATGTGCTCAATCATTGCCTAAATCAGGATGATGTGCTGTGGTGTTTTAAAATACAAGGAGCCAAACTTTTGGGACGTGCTCTAAAATTCCAGAACATCAACATCATCGAGGGTGTGGCCTTGGTTAAGAAAAACGATACAGAGCTGAGGAATGGCCGCTCCAGTGTTATGGATATGAAATTGAGTAACCGGGACTTGGAAAATCTTTCCATGAAAAGTTTGGACTCTCTGCTAATGGAAAGGCTTGGCTCATTTGTCAAATCCCGGCAGCTGCAGTTTAATTTGCCTCGCCTTTTAAGCTTTGGCAAGAGCAGTGGACAGGCATGGTGGCAGACCATTGTGGATTTCTTTGCCACAACAACGGCCAAGGCCAATGAGGCAGCCGATGAAATGATAAGTGGAGAGGAGGAGGGCCGCAAGAAAAAGGatgataaaaaatatttgggaccCTTCATTGCGGCGGTAATGCTGAAGGCGGCTATACTCAAAATGGCCTATCACTCAATAGCCATAGTGGCTGGCAAGGCATTGATTGTGGGAAAAATTGCCCTTATTATTAGTGCCATTATAGGTCTGAAGAAATTGGTCTCTAGCGAAGGCGGTGAAAAGACCACTTACGAAATTGTGAAGCATCCTCAAGTGCAGCAAAGTCACACTTACTCCTCGAGTCACCAGAACGATTATGAGGGTGGGCATGAGGGCAGCTCCTATCACCGCAGCATAGATGATGAAATGATGATGCAGGATAAGGCGTATAATGCCTGGGTGCCCACAACATCGTAG